The following proteins come from a genomic window of Polyangiaceae bacterium:
- the hisZ gene encoding ATP phosphoribosyltransferase regulatory subunit: MRDLLPEEALRQSQLGRAAVNAFSVCGYERITLPVFEYAEVLERGLGALDPREVLRFVEPESGEVVALRPDMTPQIARLVVSRLAAAPLPIRLCYEGSVVRLRRERARRHRQIPQAGIELVGRPGLAGDVEVVGVASRAVRAAGLRDFTVDLGHPRIAGALLDVAPAEHRSALIEALSVKDSESLARLAAAAGVDATIARALVALAELSGEGDVWSRAHAVLGSTPAAPALAELEGVAQAVAPLVPTLVVDLGEVRHLAYYTGVTFQILAEGPGEAVGSGGRYDGLFARFGRPTPAAGCALDLDNLAWALGAATEHGVRARVLVALEDATELLEALRSRGVPAAVGNGAALDYARAWRYSHVLDAKGLTRVSDGVTERLNPSTPAEVAVEVQSLLLASREPEES; the protein is encoded by the coding sequence ATGCGCGATCTGCTGCCCGAAGAGGCGCTGCGCCAGAGCCAGCTCGGGCGCGCTGCGGTGAACGCGTTTTCCGTGTGCGGCTACGAGCGCATCACCCTGCCGGTGTTCGAGTACGCCGAGGTCCTCGAGCGGGGCCTGGGTGCGCTGGATCCGCGGGAGGTGCTCCGCTTCGTCGAGCCGGAGAGCGGCGAGGTGGTCGCCCTGCGTCCCGACATGACCCCGCAGATCGCACGCTTGGTCGTGTCGCGACTGGCGGCGGCGCCGCTGCCCATTCGGCTTTGCTACGAGGGGTCGGTGGTGCGCCTGCGCCGAGAGCGTGCTCGGCGTCATCGCCAGATCCCCCAAGCCGGCATCGAGCTGGTGGGACGGCCGGGGCTGGCGGGCGATGTGGAGGTCGTCGGCGTGGCGTCGCGCGCCGTGCGCGCCGCGGGGCTTCGGGACTTCACCGTGGATCTCGGACATCCGCGCATCGCCGGTGCGCTCTTGGACGTAGCTCCGGCCGAGCACCGCTCCGCGTTGATCGAAGCCCTGTCGGTGAAGGACAGCGAGAGCCTCGCGCGGCTCGCCGCGGCGGCGGGCGTGGACGCGACCATCGCCCGGGCCCTGGTGGCGCTGGCGGAGCTCAGCGGCGAGGGGGACGTGTGGTCCCGCGCCCACGCCGTGCTCGGGAGCACCCCGGCGGCGCCGGCCTTGGCGGAGCTCGAGGGCGTAGCGCAAGCGGTGGCGCCCTTGGTGCCCACCTTGGTGGTCGATCTGGGCGAGGTGCGCCATCTCGCCTACTACACCGGCGTCACGTTCCAGATCCTGGCGGAAGGCCCGGGGGAGGCCGTGGGCTCCGGCGGGCGCTACGACGGCCTCTTCGCGCGCTTCGGTCGCCCCACGCCGGCCGCCGGCTGCGCCTTGGATCTGGACAACCTGGCGTGGGCTCTCGGCGCTGCGACGGAGCACGGCGTCCGCGCGCGCGTGCTGGTCGCCCTGGAGGACGCGACGGAGCTGCTCGAAGCTCTGCGCTCCCGCGGGGTCCCCGCTGCCGTCGGCAATGGGGCCGCGCTGGACTACGCTCGCGCTTGGCGCTACTCGCACGTGCTCGACGCGAAGGGCCTCACCCGTGTCAGCGATGGCGTCACCGAGCGCCTGAACCCATCGACTCCGGCGGAGGTCGCCGTCGAAGTCCAGAGCTTGCTGCTCGCGTCGCGCGAGCCTGAGGAGAGCTAG